A genome region from Setaria italica strain Yugu1 chromosome III, Setaria_italica_v2.0, whole genome shotgun sequence includes the following:
- the LOC101780634 gene encoding uncharacterized protein LOC101780634 isoform X1, which produces MGASSSTANPSPEAHEQREQETLASAALALPLLRAAFTRTAADAGALPDALAPPRASFRLPGSPPPPHFHDLLARLGPAIASLFSADGAAAGDAGWVPFLRGFNRCCARVSASRSLALLLRVYAAACDATGAPCGVQFQPDEGGDEDGKVVGELAPEEIAAFLWMCWVMTWSGSAPKASGDGGDKSEEPVVVLLPDVTHLVLSALVSAGAVADDDGIWGWKIPSGGKGVKVQEFTSWMLSTASGLGNCLSRYVQDRFRSLVADPAEQESSVSTVNTTFDTSDVYLLTRGRAWAIALSLRNKLSEKFLSASVIGMDTEDLLYRSAIHGKGLSRFWSGVEGYNGPMLILLSAFSKGGVENVDSNRRWVIGVLTEEGFESKDTFYGSSGFLCAAHPIFHMLPPSGKEKNFVYSHLHPQIRVYEAHPKPVGLAFGGTVGNERIFLDEDFSKVVVRHHAVDKTYQHGSLIPNQGYLPVEASVLDVEVWGLGGGATRRQQDMYKKRENIFSEQRRKVDLKTFGNWEDSPEKMMMDMMADPNRVRREDR; this is translated from the exons ATGGGcgcgtcctcctccaccgccaacccctcCCCGGAGGCGCACGAGCAGCGGGAGCAGGAgaccctcgcctccgccgcgctcgccctcccgctcctccgcgccgccttcacccgcaccgccgccgacgccggcgcgctGCCGGACGCGCTcgccccgccgcgcgcctccttccGCCTACCcggatccccgccgccgccccacttCCACGACCTCCTCGCGCGGCTCGGCCCCGCTATCGCCTCCCTCTTCTCCGCCGACGGAGCCGCCGCGGGGGACGCCGGGTGGGTCCCGTTCCTCAGGGGGTTCAACCGCTGCTGCGCGCGCGTCTCGGCCTCCCGCTCGCTCGCGCTGCTCCTACGCGTGTACGCCGCCGCCTGCGACGCCACGGGGGCCCCCTGCGGCGTGCAGTTCCAGCCGGAcgagggcggcgacgaggatgggaAGGTCGTCGGGGAGCTCGCGCCGGAGGAGATCGCGGCGTTCCTCTGGATGTGCTGGGTCATGACGTGGAGCGGTTCGGCCCCAAAGGCTTCGGGTGACGGAGGGGACAAGTCGGAGGAGCCCGTCGTGGTGCTCCTCCCGGACGTGACGCACCTGGTGCTGTCGGCGCTCGTCTCCGCGGGCGCCGTCGCGGATGACGACGGCATTTGGGGCTGGAAGATTCCCAGTGGCGGCAAGGGGGTGAAGGTCCAGGAGTTCACTTCGTGGATGCTCTCCACGGCTTCGGGGCTTGGGAACTGCCTGTCGCGGTATGTGCAGGACAGGTTCAGGTCGTTGGTGGCTGATCCGGCAGAG CAGGAAAGCTCTGTTTCAACCGTTAACACAACATTTGATACTTCTGATGTGTATCTACTAACACGTGGAAGGGCATGGGCTATCGCTCTCAGCCTAAGAAACAAATTGAGCGAAAAGTTCTTGTCAGCTTCTGTAATTGGAATGGACACAGAAGACCTTCTTTATAG GTCAGCAATTCATGGAAAAGGACTGAGCCGGTTTTGGTCTGGTGTTGAGGGGTACAATGGACCAATGCTGATTCTGCTTTCAGCATTCTCTAAAGGTGGTGTTGAGAATGTTGATTCTAATCGAAGATGGGTGATTGGTGTATTAACCGAGGAAGGGTTTGAGAGCAAAGACACATTTTATGGTAGCTCCGGGTTCCTTTGTGCCGCACATCCAATATTCCACATGCTTCCACCATCTG GTAAGGAGAAGAACTTCGTTTACAGCCATCTGCATCCTCAGATAAGGGTTTATGAGGCACATCCAAAGCCTGTCGGCTTAGCATTTGGTGGAACAGTTGGAAATGAGAGGATATTTCTAGATGAAGACTTCTCTAAAGTTGTAGTTCGCCATCATGCTGTTGACAAAACTTACCAACATGGTTCTCTCATCCCCAATCAG GGTTACTTGCCTGTTGAGGCTTCAGTGCTTGATGTTGAGGTATGGGGACTTGGTGGAGGGGCAACAAGACGGCAACAGGATATGTACAAGAAGAGGGAGAATATTTTCTCAGAGCAGCGAAGAAAG GTTGATCTCAAAACCTTTGGCAACTGGGAAGACTCTCCAGAGAAAATGATGATGGATATGATGGCTGATCCGAACAGGGTTCGCCGGGAAGATCGTTGA
- the LOC101780634 gene encoding uncharacterized protein LOC101780634 isoform X2, translating to MGASSSTANPSPEAHEQREQETLASAALALPLLRAAFTRTAADAGALPDALAPPRASFRLPGSPPPPHFHDLLARLGPAIASLFSADGAAAGDAGWVPFLRGFNRCCARVSASRSLALLLRVYAAACDATGAPCGVQFQPDEGGDEDGKVVGELAPEEIAAFLWMCWVMTWSGSAPKASGDGGDKSEEPVVVLLPDVTHLVLSALVSAGAVADDDGIWGWKIPSGGKGVKVQEFTSWMLSTASGLGNCLSRYVQDRFRSLVADPAEESSVSTVNTTFDTSDVYLLTRGRAWAIALSLRNKLSEKFLSASVIGMDTEDLLYRSAIHGKGLSRFWSGVEGYNGPMLILLSAFSKGGVENVDSNRRWVIGVLTEEGFESKDTFYGSSGFLCAAHPIFHMLPPSGKEKNFVYSHLHPQIRVYEAHPKPVGLAFGGTVGNERIFLDEDFSKVVVRHHAVDKTYQHGSLIPNQGYLPVEASVLDVEVWGLGGGATRRQQDMYKKRENIFSEQRRKVDLKTFGNWEDSPEKMMMDMMADPNRVRREDR from the exons ATGGGcgcgtcctcctccaccgccaacccctcCCCGGAGGCGCACGAGCAGCGGGAGCAGGAgaccctcgcctccgccgcgctcgccctcccgctcctccgcgccgccttcacccgcaccgccgccgacgccggcgcgctGCCGGACGCGCTcgccccgccgcgcgcctccttccGCCTACCcggatccccgccgccgccccacttCCACGACCTCCTCGCGCGGCTCGGCCCCGCTATCGCCTCCCTCTTCTCCGCCGACGGAGCCGCCGCGGGGGACGCCGGGTGGGTCCCGTTCCTCAGGGGGTTCAACCGCTGCTGCGCGCGCGTCTCGGCCTCCCGCTCGCTCGCGCTGCTCCTACGCGTGTACGCCGCCGCCTGCGACGCCACGGGGGCCCCCTGCGGCGTGCAGTTCCAGCCGGAcgagggcggcgacgaggatgggaAGGTCGTCGGGGAGCTCGCGCCGGAGGAGATCGCGGCGTTCCTCTGGATGTGCTGGGTCATGACGTGGAGCGGTTCGGCCCCAAAGGCTTCGGGTGACGGAGGGGACAAGTCGGAGGAGCCCGTCGTGGTGCTCCTCCCGGACGTGACGCACCTGGTGCTGTCGGCGCTCGTCTCCGCGGGCGCCGTCGCGGATGACGACGGCATTTGGGGCTGGAAGATTCCCAGTGGCGGCAAGGGGGTGAAGGTCCAGGAGTTCACTTCGTGGATGCTCTCCACGGCTTCGGGGCTTGGGAACTGCCTGTCGCGGTATGTGCAGGACAGGTTCAGGTCGTTGGTGGCTGATCCGGCAGAG GAAAGCTCTGTTTCAACCGTTAACACAACATTTGATACTTCTGATGTGTATCTACTAACACGTGGAAGGGCATGGGCTATCGCTCTCAGCCTAAGAAACAAATTGAGCGAAAAGTTCTTGTCAGCTTCTGTAATTGGAATGGACACAGAAGACCTTCTTTATAG GTCAGCAATTCATGGAAAAGGACTGAGCCGGTTTTGGTCTGGTGTTGAGGGGTACAATGGACCAATGCTGATTCTGCTTTCAGCATTCTCTAAAGGTGGTGTTGAGAATGTTGATTCTAATCGAAGATGGGTGATTGGTGTATTAACCGAGGAAGGGTTTGAGAGCAAAGACACATTTTATGGTAGCTCCGGGTTCCTTTGTGCCGCACATCCAATATTCCACATGCTTCCACCATCTG GTAAGGAGAAGAACTTCGTTTACAGCCATCTGCATCCTCAGATAAGGGTTTATGAGGCACATCCAAAGCCTGTCGGCTTAGCATTTGGTGGAACAGTTGGAAATGAGAGGATATTTCTAGATGAAGACTTCTCTAAAGTTGTAGTTCGCCATCATGCTGTTGACAAAACTTACCAACATGGTTCTCTCATCCCCAATCAG GGTTACTTGCCTGTTGAGGCTTCAGTGCTTGATGTTGAGGTATGGGGACTTGGTGGAGGGGCAACAAGACGGCAACAGGATATGTACAAGAAGAGGGAGAATATTTTCTCAGAGCAGCGAAGAAAG GTTGATCTCAAAACCTTTGGCAACTGGGAAGACTCTCCAGAGAAAATGATGATGGATATGATGGCTGATCCGAACAGGGTTCGCCGGGAAGATCGTTGA
- the LOC101755253 gene encoding peptidyl-prolyl cis-trans isomerase NIMA-interacting 1, whose product MSEGSVSDCVLLGVEREREKNRSRTRGGEKRRKKRRAFLLQPILAADAIYISSPTIPKSDRPSCSPKPRPSRSFSAPARARRATPQDAKIGSETPAADSVGDAARKRPSGGDAPAPAPADKRRRPEPPSSSGSRDRRHHHHGRRPSSGEEKVRASHILIKHEGSRRKASWRDPEGVAISATTRDDAADLARALREQIVSGDRKFEDIAAENSDCNSAKRGGDLGSFGRGKMQKAFEKAAFALKVGEISDVVDTESGVHIIKRTG is encoded by the exons ATGTCGGAGGGTTCCGTATCCGATTGTGTTCTACTCGGAGTCGaacgagagagagaaaaaaatcggAGTCGAACGAGagggggggaaaaaagaagaaagaagcgTCGAGCTTTTTTGCTTCAGCCCATCCTGGCGGCTGATGCTATTTATATATCATCACCTACCATTCCAAAGTCTGACAGGCCCAGCTGCAGCCCAAAACCCAGACCCAGCCGAAGCTTTTCTGCTCCAGCGCGTGCGCGTCGCGCAACCCCCCAGGACGCCAAGATAGGGTCGGAAACCCCCGCCGCCGACAGCGTCGGCGACGCCGCCCGGAAGCGGCCCAGCGGCGGCGatgccccggcgccggcgcccgccgacAAGCGCCGGCGCCCGGAGCCCCCGTCTTCCTCCGGCTCCCgcgaccgccgccaccaccaccacggccgccgcccgtccTCGGGCGAGGAGAAGGTGCGCGCCTCCCACATCCTGATCAAGCACGAGGGCTCCCGCCGCAAGGCCTCGTGGAGGGACCCCGAGGGCGTCGCCATCTCCGCCACGACCCGCGACGACGCGGCCGACCTCGCGCGCGCGCTCCGCGAACAGATCGTCTCCGGGGACCGCAAGTTCGAGGACATCGCCGCCGAGAACTCCGACTGCAACTCGGCCAAGCGCGGCGGTGACCTCG GTTCATTTGGGAGGGGTAAGATGCAAAAGGCTTTCGAGAAGGCTGCGTTTGCTCTGAAGGTGGGGGAGATAAGCGACGTGGTTGATACAGAGAGCGGGGTGCACATCATCAAGAGGACTGGCTGA
- the LOC101781038 gene encoding auxin response factor 11 isoform X2, which yields MASSQEKATSGVLRNAAALLDEMQLMGETQGAKKVINSELWHACAGPLVCLPQRGSLVYYFPQGHSEQVAATTKKVPNSRIPNYPSLPSQLLCQVHNITLHADKETDEIYAQMTLQPVHSETEVFPIPSLGAYTKSKHPTEYFCKNLTASDTSTHGGFSVPRRAAEKLFPQLDYSMQPPNQELIVRDLHDNLWTFRHIYRQPKRHLLTTGWSLFVGAKRLKAGDSVLFIRDEKSQLLVGVRRATRQQPALSSSVLSTDSMHIGVLAAAAHAASSGGSFTIYYNPRTSPSPFVIPLARYNKATYMQPSVGMRFATMFETEESSKRRCTGTVVGISDYDPMRWPNSKWRNLQVEWDEHGYGERPERVSLWDIETPENSLVFSSPLNSKRQCLPSYGVPGLQIGSVNMSSIPRAQGNPFGNLQHMPGIGSELALMLLNQSGQNLGSPLACQQSSFSSIIQNVNHGYIPPSTFGASTGSIKQESMLSNEAQQQLSAPNIQKDDQQGIDSTSAQELDVRARGPRNTDSYSSQSISDQNSKGEHRTKTRRSKKGLSHKSISDKSELSSVPSQICDDQRHGSEPKLVDCETEQVNCGNNEDSSGALTRGGFAGEPQVQQVEQHELLAPPKFEPSKSPDGGKSVSSFPNQGCSPQFFEGLDWVIQPSYYQDSNGIHSVSASENIFNQSADITSTINADTMEAFQNSCLSECFPNSVQEFISSPDLNSLTFMSPDMQHLDGQHDVNNLPSTSNSYVQMSYSEESGNQSASLSGLHMEAIHINSSCSEPMTTGSFDAGMFSKLPNLRDSQVLPLQEIHNSSMGTPSCSMDAASVKPIKPPVRTYTKVQKLGSVGRSIDVTRFRDYHELRSAIACMFGLQGKLEHPGSSDWKLVYVDYENDVLLVGDDPWEEFINCVRCIRILSPSEVQQMSENGVHVLNDCIQIAQ from the exons ATGGCGTCCTCGCAGGAGAAGGCCACGTCGGGTGTCCTGAggaacgcggcggcgctgctcgacGAAATGCAGCTCATGGGAGAGACGCAGG GTGCGAAGAAGGTGATCAACTCCGAGCTCTGGCATGCCTGCGCGGGGCCGCTGGTGTGCCTGCCGCAGCGGGGGAGCCTCGTCTACTACTTCCCCCAGGGGCACAGCGAGCAG GTTGCGGCTACCACTAAAAAGGTTCCGAATTCTCGCATCCCGAACTACCCGAGCCTCCCGTCCCAGCTGCTATGTCAAGTCCACAACATTACTTTGCAT GCTGACAAGGAAACTGATGAGATTTATGCTCAGATGACCCTTCAACCAGTGCACTCT GAAACTGAAGTCTTCCCAATTCCATCTCTTGGCGCGTACACCAAAAGCAAGCATCCCACAGAATATTTCTGCAAAAATTTGACAGCAAGTGATACAAGTACACATGGTGGTTTCTCAGTGCCACGAAGGGCTGCAGAGAAGTTGTTCCCACAACTT GATTACTCAATGCAGCCTCCTAATCAAGAACTTATTGTTCGAGATTTGCATGATAACCTGTGGACATTTCGTCACATTTATC GGCAGCCAAAGAGACATCTTCTAACAACTGGATGGAGTCTTTTTGTTGGGGCGAAACGGCTTAAAGCAGGGGATTCTGTCTTATTTATCAG GGATGAGAAGTCACAACTCCTTGTGGGTGTTAGGCGGGCCACCCGACAACAGCCGGCTTTGTCATCATCTGTCTTGTCTACTGATAGTATGCACATAGGCGTTCTTGCTGCTGCGGCTCATGCAGCGTCAAGTGGTGGCTCATTTACTATTTACTACAATCCTCG GACAAGTCCGTCGCCATTTGTAATTCCTCTTGCAAGGTACAATAAGGCCACATATATGCAACCATCAGTTGGAATGAGGTTTGCAACGATGTTTGAGACAGAGGAGTCAAGCAAGCGCAG ATGCACCGGTACAGTCGTGGGAATTAGTGACTACGATCCAATGCGATGGCCAAACTCAAAATGGCGCAACTTGCAGGTAGAATGGGATGAACATGGGTATGGAGAAAGACCTGAAAGAGTTAGCCTATGGGATATCGAAACTCCAGAGAACTCTCTGGTCTTCTCTTCTCCATTGAATTCGAAGAGGCAATGTCTTCCCAGTTATGGAG TTCCCGGGCTACAAATTGGATCTGTAAATATGTCATCAATTCCAAGGGCACAAGGAAATCCTTTTGGTAACTTGCAACACATGCCAGGGATTGGATCAGAATTGGCTTTGATGCTTCTAAATCAATCTGGCCAAAACCTTGGGAGTCCGCTTGCTTGTCAGCAATCCTCATTCTCTAGTATCATTCAAAATGTTAACCACGGCTATATCCCTCCATCGACATTTGGTGCTTCCACTGGTTCAATAAAGCAAGAAAGCATGCTCTCAAATGAAGCCCAACAGCAGTTGAGTGCTCCTAATATTCAGAAAGATGATCAGCAAGGTATTGATTCAACTTCTGCACAGGAGTTAGATGTTAGAGCAAGAGGGCCAAGAAACACAGATTCATACTCAAGTCAAAGTATTTCGGATCAAAACAGCAAGGGTGAGCATAGAACTAAAACTCGAAGGAGCAAGAAGGGCTTGTCTCACAAATCCATTTCAGATAAATCTGAGCTTTCTTCAGTGCCTTCTCAGATTTGTGATGACCAGCGGCATGGTTCAGAACCAAAATTGGTTGATTGTGAAACCGAGCAAGTTAACTGTGGAAATAATGAAGATTCATCCGGTGCACTTACTCGAGGTGGTTTTGCTGGAGAACCGCAAGTTCAGCAGGTTGAACAACATGAACTACTGGCACCACCAAAGTTCGAACCATCAAAGTCACCTGATGGAGGGAAGTCAGTCAGCTCATTTCCAAACCAAGGGTGTTCGCCGCAGTTCTTTGAGGGTCTGGATTGGGTGATTCAGCCTTCCTATTACCAGGACTCCAATGGCATCCATTCAGTTAGTGCATCAGAGAACATTTTCAATCAATCTGCAGATATAACTTCCACTATAAATGCTGATACCATGGAGGCATTTCAAAACTCTTGCCTTTCAGAGTGCTTTCCCAATTCCGTCCAGGAGTTTATCAGCAGCCCAGATCTAAATTCTCTAACATTTATGTCGCCTGACATGCAACATTTGGATGGTCAACATGATGTGAACAACCTACCAAGCACATCCAACTCATATGTGCAAATGAGTTACTCAGAGGAGAGTGGAAATCAGAGTGCATCGTTAAGTGGCCTGCACATGGAAGCTATCCATATAAACAGCTCATGCTCTGAACCAATGACAACTGGGAGCTTTGATGCAGGAATGTTCTCAAAGCTACCAAATTTAAGAGATTCCCAAGTATTGCCTCTGCAGGAGATCCATAACAGTTCCATGGGAACACCTTCCTGCAGTATGGATGCAGCAAGTGTGAAACCGATAAAACCGCCTGTCCGGACATATACTAAG GTTCAAAAGCTGGGATCAGTTGGAAGATCTATTGATGTTACACGGTTTAGAGATTACCATGAGTTGAGGTCAGCCATTGCGTGCATGTTTGGGCTCCAGGGGAAACTGGAACATCCTGGCAGTTCAGACTGGAAGCTTGTTTATGTTGACTACGAGAACGATGTTCTTCTCGTTGGAGACGATCCATGGGA GGAATTCATCAACTGTGTCAGATGCATCCGGATTTTATCGCCTTCAGAAGTACAGCAGATGAGCGAGAATGGCGTACATGTCCTGAATGACTGTATTCAAATAGCTCAGTAA
- the LOC101781038 gene encoding auxin response factor 11 isoform X1, producing MASSQEKATSGVLRNAAALLDEMQLMGETQGAKKVINSELWHACAGPLVCLPQRGSLVYYFPQGHSEQVAATTKKVPNSRIPNYPSLPSQLLCQVHNITLHADKETDEIYAQMTLQPVHSETEVFPIPSLGAYTKSKHPTEYFCKNLTASDTSTHGGFSVPRRAAEKLFPQLDYSMQPPNQELIVRDLHDNLWTFRHIYRGQPKRHLLTTGWSLFVGAKRLKAGDSVLFIRDEKSQLLVGVRRATRQQPALSSSVLSTDSMHIGVLAAAAHAASSGGSFTIYYNPRTSPSPFVIPLARYNKATYMQPSVGMRFATMFETEESSKRRCTGTVVGISDYDPMRWPNSKWRNLQVEWDEHGYGERPERVSLWDIETPENSLVFSSPLNSKRQCLPSYGVPGLQIGSVNMSSIPRAQGNPFGNLQHMPGIGSELALMLLNQSGQNLGSPLACQQSSFSSIIQNVNHGYIPPSTFGASTGSIKQESMLSNEAQQQLSAPNIQKDDQQGIDSTSAQELDVRARGPRNTDSYSSQSISDQNSKGEHRTKTRRSKKGLSHKSISDKSELSSVPSQICDDQRHGSEPKLVDCETEQVNCGNNEDSSGALTRGGFAGEPQVQQVEQHELLAPPKFEPSKSPDGGKSVSSFPNQGCSPQFFEGLDWVIQPSYYQDSNGIHSVSASENIFNQSADITSTINADTMEAFQNSCLSECFPNSVQEFISSPDLNSLTFMSPDMQHLDGQHDVNNLPSTSNSYVQMSYSEESGNQSASLSGLHMEAIHINSSCSEPMTTGSFDAGMFSKLPNLRDSQVLPLQEIHNSSMGTPSCSMDAASVKPIKPPVRTYTKVQKLGSVGRSIDVTRFRDYHELRSAIACMFGLQGKLEHPGSSDWKLVYVDYENDVLLVGDDPWEEFINCVRCIRILSPSEVQQMSENGVHVLNDCIQIAQ from the exons ATGGCGTCCTCGCAGGAGAAGGCCACGTCGGGTGTCCTGAggaacgcggcggcgctgctcgacGAAATGCAGCTCATGGGAGAGACGCAGG GTGCGAAGAAGGTGATCAACTCCGAGCTCTGGCATGCCTGCGCGGGGCCGCTGGTGTGCCTGCCGCAGCGGGGGAGCCTCGTCTACTACTTCCCCCAGGGGCACAGCGAGCAG GTTGCGGCTACCACTAAAAAGGTTCCGAATTCTCGCATCCCGAACTACCCGAGCCTCCCGTCCCAGCTGCTATGTCAAGTCCACAACATTACTTTGCAT GCTGACAAGGAAACTGATGAGATTTATGCTCAGATGACCCTTCAACCAGTGCACTCT GAAACTGAAGTCTTCCCAATTCCATCTCTTGGCGCGTACACCAAAAGCAAGCATCCCACAGAATATTTCTGCAAAAATTTGACAGCAAGTGATACAAGTACACATGGTGGTTTCTCAGTGCCACGAAGGGCTGCAGAGAAGTTGTTCCCACAACTT GATTACTCAATGCAGCCTCCTAATCAAGAACTTATTGTTCGAGATTTGCATGATAACCTGTGGACATTTCGTCACATTTATCGTG GGCAGCCAAAGAGACATCTTCTAACAACTGGATGGAGTCTTTTTGTTGGGGCGAAACGGCTTAAAGCAGGGGATTCTGTCTTATTTATCAG GGATGAGAAGTCACAACTCCTTGTGGGTGTTAGGCGGGCCACCCGACAACAGCCGGCTTTGTCATCATCTGTCTTGTCTACTGATAGTATGCACATAGGCGTTCTTGCTGCTGCGGCTCATGCAGCGTCAAGTGGTGGCTCATTTACTATTTACTACAATCCTCG GACAAGTCCGTCGCCATTTGTAATTCCTCTTGCAAGGTACAATAAGGCCACATATATGCAACCATCAGTTGGAATGAGGTTTGCAACGATGTTTGAGACAGAGGAGTCAAGCAAGCGCAG ATGCACCGGTACAGTCGTGGGAATTAGTGACTACGATCCAATGCGATGGCCAAACTCAAAATGGCGCAACTTGCAGGTAGAATGGGATGAACATGGGTATGGAGAAAGACCTGAAAGAGTTAGCCTATGGGATATCGAAACTCCAGAGAACTCTCTGGTCTTCTCTTCTCCATTGAATTCGAAGAGGCAATGTCTTCCCAGTTATGGAG TTCCCGGGCTACAAATTGGATCTGTAAATATGTCATCAATTCCAAGGGCACAAGGAAATCCTTTTGGTAACTTGCAACACATGCCAGGGATTGGATCAGAATTGGCTTTGATGCTTCTAAATCAATCTGGCCAAAACCTTGGGAGTCCGCTTGCTTGTCAGCAATCCTCATTCTCTAGTATCATTCAAAATGTTAACCACGGCTATATCCCTCCATCGACATTTGGTGCTTCCACTGGTTCAATAAAGCAAGAAAGCATGCTCTCAAATGAAGCCCAACAGCAGTTGAGTGCTCCTAATATTCAGAAAGATGATCAGCAAGGTATTGATTCAACTTCTGCACAGGAGTTAGATGTTAGAGCAAGAGGGCCAAGAAACACAGATTCATACTCAAGTCAAAGTATTTCGGATCAAAACAGCAAGGGTGAGCATAGAACTAAAACTCGAAGGAGCAAGAAGGGCTTGTCTCACAAATCCATTTCAGATAAATCTGAGCTTTCTTCAGTGCCTTCTCAGATTTGTGATGACCAGCGGCATGGTTCAGAACCAAAATTGGTTGATTGTGAAACCGAGCAAGTTAACTGTGGAAATAATGAAGATTCATCCGGTGCACTTACTCGAGGTGGTTTTGCTGGAGAACCGCAAGTTCAGCAGGTTGAACAACATGAACTACTGGCACCACCAAAGTTCGAACCATCAAAGTCACCTGATGGAGGGAAGTCAGTCAGCTCATTTCCAAACCAAGGGTGTTCGCCGCAGTTCTTTGAGGGTCTGGATTGGGTGATTCAGCCTTCCTATTACCAGGACTCCAATGGCATCCATTCAGTTAGTGCATCAGAGAACATTTTCAATCAATCTGCAGATATAACTTCCACTATAAATGCTGATACCATGGAGGCATTTCAAAACTCTTGCCTTTCAGAGTGCTTTCCCAATTCCGTCCAGGAGTTTATCAGCAGCCCAGATCTAAATTCTCTAACATTTATGTCGCCTGACATGCAACATTTGGATGGTCAACATGATGTGAACAACCTACCAAGCACATCCAACTCATATGTGCAAATGAGTTACTCAGAGGAGAGTGGAAATCAGAGTGCATCGTTAAGTGGCCTGCACATGGAAGCTATCCATATAAACAGCTCATGCTCTGAACCAATGACAACTGGGAGCTTTGATGCAGGAATGTTCTCAAAGCTACCAAATTTAAGAGATTCCCAAGTATTGCCTCTGCAGGAGATCCATAACAGTTCCATGGGAACACCTTCCTGCAGTATGGATGCAGCAAGTGTGAAACCGATAAAACCGCCTGTCCGGACATATACTAAG GTTCAAAAGCTGGGATCAGTTGGAAGATCTATTGATGTTACACGGTTTAGAGATTACCATGAGTTGAGGTCAGCCATTGCGTGCATGTTTGGGCTCCAGGGGAAACTGGAACATCCTGGCAGTTCAGACTGGAAGCTTGTTTATGTTGACTACGAGAACGATGTTCTTCTCGTTGGAGACGATCCATGGGA GGAATTCATCAACTGTGTCAGATGCATCCGGATTTTATCGCCTTCAGAAGTACAGCAGATGAGCGAGAATGGCGTACATGTCCTGAATGACTGTATTCAAATAGCTCAGTAA